A region of Pseudomonas putida DNA encodes the following proteins:
- a CDS encoding SDR family oxidoreductase produces MSVECFVTGGSGFVGQHLLARLTATGHKTWVLMRTPANIERLREQVGRLGGNPAFIHAVEGDISREGLGLSESDKERISAAAVVFHLAAQFTWGLTMERARTVNVQGALRVARLAASLRIRLLMVGGYMLQNLTHLASIGIDNECPENTNWPAVYSRVGGYEGSKLESHFAVIRYMQEADADYTIVHPATVCGHSESGHILEGQPLVELIRNLALGRFKAIPGSSRHWLPMVSVDYLVTMIICVAFDPSMANQQVLALYEHTPNLQGMLKQLAETLEVKAPRRHVAIGLLKWLLAVPGLAARFSISAESLNFIQTQRFDMTHSKQLEHKYQLTHPDMTKTLEKTVHYVKGYLPNRHAHASENPVGR; encoded by the coding sequence ATGAGCGTGGAATGTTTCGTCACAGGCGGCAGCGGGTTTGTCGGTCAACATTTACTGGCCCGTCTTACTGCGACAGGGCACAAGACCTGGGTGCTGATGCGCACCCCTGCAAACATTGAGCGCCTCAGAGAGCAGGTCGGCCGGCTGGGAGGTAACCCTGCGTTTATCCATGCCGTTGAGGGCGATATCAGCAGGGAGGGGCTTGGACTCAGCGAGTCAGACAAGGAACGCATCTCTGCAGCCGCTGTGGTCTTTCACCTCGCGGCGCAGTTTACCTGGGGGCTGACAATGGAGCGCGCCCGCACCGTCAATGTGCAAGGAGCGCTGAGAGTCGCCAGGCTTGCGGCGAGCTTGCGTATCCGATTGCTGATGGTGGGCGGCTATATGCTGCAAAACCTTACCCACCTTGCGAGCATAGGGATTGATAATGAGTGCCCTGAAAATACAAACTGGCCCGCCGTCTACAGCCGTGTAGGGGGCTACGAAGGCAGCAAGTTGGAGTCCCATTTTGCAGTCATCCGTTACATGCAGGAAGCAGACGCTGATTACACAATCGTTCATCCTGCTACGGTGTGTGGCCACAGCGAGAGTGGGCACATCCTTGAAGGGCAACCTCTGGTCGAACTCATTCGAAATCTGGCCCTGGGCCGGTTCAAAGCTATCCCCGGTTCCAGCAGGCACTGGTTGCCAATGGTCAGCGTCGATTACCTGGTGACGATGATAATCTGCGTGGCGTTCGACCCCTCGATGGCCAACCAACAGGTCCTGGCACTCTATGAACACACGCCGAACCTACAGGGTATGCTCAAACAGCTGGCAGAAACGCTGGAGGTCAAGGCACCCCGCCGCCATGTAGCGATAGGGTTGCTCAAGTGGTTATTGGCGGTGCCAGGGCTCGCCGCCCGATTTTCGATCAGCGCCGAGTCACTGAACTTTATTCAGACGCAGCGCTTCGACATGACCCACAGCAAGCAGTTGGAACATAAGTATCAGCTGACACATCCCGACATGACGAAAACGTTGGAAAAGACCGTGCACTACGTCAAGGGCTACTTGCCCAATCGCCATGCTCACGCGTCTGAAAACCCTGTTGGACGATAA
- a CDS encoding MerR family transcriptional regulator, with translation MNIGELERRSGVGRHALRYYEQLGLIVAHRQANNYRSYSDQTVVDLTFIQSAQSAGFSLAEIGEILAAKRGNTIDCAQGAVLVASKMAEIQAKITTLQAAYVFLNAERAKLEASAISNGLTIPYLPLNGHTSTP, from the coding sequence GTGAATATTGGGGAGTTGGAGCGCCGGAGTGGAGTCGGTCGCCATGCCTTGCGCTATTACGAGCAACTCGGGCTTATTGTGGCCCATCGACAAGCCAACAACTACCGCAGCTACAGCGACCAGACCGTTGTTGATCTAACGTTCATTCAGAGTGCCCAGAGCGCTGGTTTTTCACTCGCTGAGATTGGCGAAATTCTTGCGGCCAAGCGGGGTAATACGATCGATTGCGCGCAAGGCGCGGTGCTGGTTGCCAGCAAGATGGCCGAAATACAAGCGAAGATCACCACGCTGCAAGCCGCCTATGTTTTTCTGAACGCGGAGCGTGCGAAGCTTGAGGCCAGTGCCATTTCTAACGGGCTGACTATACCTTACCTGCCTTTGAATGGGCATACCTCGACGCCATAG
- a CDS encoding toll/interleukin-1 receptor domain-containing protein, which produces MFVSHASEDKPRVRPLAQALAMEGLSLWLDRPGSGADNFQLEEEFIRKHDIQGLVAGSDWDDQILQAHRTSGAVLACISSSLCKDRQVLVLEMAFARYSNKLVACIVDDLEYSKLPIDLGLLDGTKLQAPRVDTAIIQEAINQLQSSPSLTPDTLPEHLRSEWQIVRHLVKDINRVIRAQGGVKASPFELEDARKMLRTIPVGPMVRAFEIPAFLYELLSDRIPNAVAAKQHFTLAMSLALECADSVHTTLQVVVSLGEVVNPETNALNQFWADALMKAGKKSRRTLAALLIAPGPLIPSDLPESTAKKVAAFLNWLQNPVASTHLN; this is translated from the coding sequence GTGTTTGTCAGTCATGCTTCCGAGGATAAGCCCCGTGTGCGCCCACTCGCTCAAGCGCTGGCGATGGAGGGTTTGAGTTTGTGGCTCGACCGCCCCGGAAGTGGAGCGGACAACTTTCAACTCGAAGAGGAGTTCATTCGCAAGCATGACATTCAAGGTTTGGTCGCCGGCAGTGACTGGGATGACCAGATTCTTCAAGCGCATCGAACGTCCGGCGCAGTCCTGGCCTGCATCTCTAGCTCCCTGTGCAAAGACAGGCAAGTGCTAGTACTGGAAATGGCATTTGCGCGCTATTCAAACAAGCTGGTTGCCTGCATTGTGGACGACCTGGAATACAGTAAATTACCGATAGATCTCGGCCTACTAGATGGTACAAAACTACAAGCACCGCGTGTCGATACGGCGATCATTCAAGAAGCGATAAATCAATTGCAATCCAGCCCATCGCTCACCCCAGACACCTTACCTGAGCACTTGCGCAGCGAATGGCAAATCGTTCGTCATCTTGTAAAAGACATAAACAGAGTCATTCGCGCTCAAGGCGGTGTCAAAGCCTCTCCCTTTGAGCTTGAGGACGCCAGAAAGATGCTGCGCACGATACCCGTCGGCCCCATGGTACGTGCGTTTGAAATCCCAGCTTTCCTTTATGAGCTTCTCAGCGATCGCATACCCAATGCCGTCGCAGCGAAGCAACATTTCACCCTGGCGATGAGCCTCGCTCTTGAATGTGCTGACAGCGTACATACGACCTTGCAAGTGGTCGTTTCCCTCGGTGAGGTGGTTAATCCAGAGACTAACGCCTTGAACCAGTTCTGGGCTGATGCACTTATGAAAGCCGGAAAAAAATCGAGAAGGACGCTGGCCGCACTGCTCATAGCACCCGGGCCGTTAATACCCAGTGACTTACCTGAAAGCACGGCAAAAAAAGTTGCAGCATTCCTCAACTGGCTGCAAAACCCAGTCGCTTCCACGCATTTAAATTAA
- a CDS encoding serine protease, with the protein MDTLVDDLKSGHMRDAQPWDLAEAVEAITQQIDSGALSLDSARKAALVLIKSRHYDHARTIAQRWVQHRGFDPILGKLLAQALINLTALEEAEKVLTEGLPQLRALKNDASAIQQVPEFEGLLGRVFKQRYVATRDPNLLVRARKQYLQTFRRGRSRYWQGINAAALRVHEEREGLLAPGIASSGELATEVLAIAMAAHLADPNDAFAAATVSEAHLALGACDAAEFWLYRFLMHPAVKSFDIESYDRQIREIWNGNPLVGVGSCADRLSAIMARHIAKTERRFFISPGDVRETKRSIDGLSNAELQKLEKNFSGESTLSLQSIRMLLTACESIGCVMTASGERVGTGFLLSGSAFSRAGDCAPVFVTNAHVISNDVRNAIAPADAYVTFEVESTAKGKLVSYKVGEVLFTSPPGDLGVSNSARQDLDVTIVRLNELPATARVLNKANNLPLIDGKGRVFVVGHPRGSGLQISLQDSRLLDIDDDERLVHYRTPTDPGSSGSPVFNSKWEVVALHHGGSFTTPRLHGGGAYEANEGIALQAIEQAWLGK; encoded by the coding sequence ATGGACACATTGGTCGATGACCTCAAAAGCGGCCACATGAGGGACGCCCAGCCATGGGATCTGGCTGAGGCGGTTGAAGCGATTACCCAGCAGATCGACAGTGGGGCTTTGTCGCTGGACAGTGCCAGAAAAGCCGCGCTGGTGCTGATCAAAAGCCGCCACTATGACCATGCACGGACGATCGCCCAGCGCTGGGTGCAGCACCGGGGCTTCGATCCCATCCTGGGTAAACTTCTGGCACAGGCGCTGATCAACCTCACAGCGCTCGAAGAAGCCGAAAAAGTGCTGACAGAAGGGTTGCCGCAGCTACGCGCACTCAAGAACGATGCGAGCGCGATCCAGCAGGTTCCCGAGTTCGAGGGGTTGTTGGGTCGAGTGTTCAAGCAGCGCTATGTGGCGACGCGCGACCCAAACTTGCTGGTCCGCGCTCGCAAACAGTATCTGCAGACGTTTCGGCGCGGCCGGTCTCGGTACTGGCAGGGTATCAACGCGGCAGCGCTGCGAGTGCATGAAGAGCGCGAAGGGCTGCTCGCGCCGGGTATTGCGTCTTCGGGCGAGCTGGCGACCGAGGTTCTTGCAATCGCCATGGCGGCGCACCTCGCCGATCCGAACGATGCTTTTGCCGCTGCGACCGTATCGGAGGCCCATCTGGCCCTGGGCGCGTGCGATGCGGCGGAATTCTGGCTCTACCGATTTCTCATGCATCCGGCTGTCAAATCGTTCGACATCGAATCGTACGATCGCCAGATTCGGGAGATCTGGAATGGCAATCCGCTGGTTGGCGTGGGTTCCTGTGCCGATCGCTTGTCAGCCATCATGGCAAGACACATCGCCAAGACGGAGCGACGCTTCTTCATTTCCCCCGGCGACGTGCGGGAAACGAAACGGTCCATCGACGGGCTTTCAAATGCTGAACTGCAGAAGCTGGAGAAAAATTTCTCCGGCGAGTCCACGTTGTCTTTGCAGTCAATCAGGATGCTGCTGACCGCCTGTGAGTCGATAGGGTGTGTCATGACTGCGAGCGGTGAACGTGTCGGGACGGGGTTTTTGCTATCTGGCAGCGCCTTCAGTCGTGCAGGTGACTGCGCACCGGTGTTCGTCACCAACGCACATGTGATTAGCAACGATGTACGTAATGCCATCGCCCCGGCAGACGCGTACGTAACGTTCGAGGTCGAGTCGACCGCCAAGGGAAAATTGGTCAGCTACAAGGTCGGAGAGGTGCTGTTCACTTCGCCGCCTGGAGACCTTGGGGTCTCGAACAGTGCCAGACAGGATCTTGACGTGACCATCGTGCGGCTGAACGAGCTTCCCGCCACGGCGAGGGTTCTGAACAAGGCCAACAACCTGCCTCTGATCGACGGCAAGGGCAGAGTCTTCGTGGTCGGCCATCCGCGCGGTAGCGGGCTGCAGATTTCTTTGCAGGACAGCCGGTTGCTCGATATCGACGATGATGAACGGCTGGTCCACTACCGCACGCCCACCGATCCCGGAAGCTCTGGCAGCCCAGTGTTCAACAGCAAATGGGAGGTCGTGGCCTTGCACCATGGCGGATCGTTCACTACACCGCGACTGCATGGCGGTGGTGCGTACGAAGCGAACGAGGGTATCGCGCTGCAGGCAATCGAGCAGGCGTGGCTGGGCAAGTAG
- a CDS encoding toll/interleukin-1 receptor domain-containing protein: MSYIGSPFKFDLFVSYSHGDVEGTGSSLLKSWSAGLARELEAELRFNPKFSADLKVFFDDHYRPDQRVDPMALLTDQLRDDISGSALLAILMSEQYLKSRWCGYERDWWFEKQAEHGLSHDERVAVLRISPTTTQWPSVLTDVTGAQLVGFPFYDRAVDEYVARPFGWGAAVSEDKQFRDAVLKVTGAVLRKLDALKERLEERERIQQEVARLACDSGQVVYLQGRAEQSKAWEKVYSVLADGGLTVMPSEPDRVEKDPRKATEVRNRRIEVLSGCDALLLLGTEDGRALDADMVVVGRQDRHSVRALSNRLLPCGLLDTVGASIATQRRKNAAKALQVDWIDATSEPWTDEVQRWLTLRSGTAGQAL, translated from the coding sequence ATGTCGTACATTGGATCCCCGTTTAAATTCGACTTGTTCGTGAGCTACAGCCACGGTGACGTAGAGGGCACCGGGTCGTCGTTGCTTAAAAGCTGGTCTGCGGGTTTGGCGCGTGAACTGGAGGCGGAACTGCGTTTCAACCCGAAATTCAGCGCTGACCTTAAGGTCTTTTTCGACGATCATTATCGCCCGGACCAGCGTGTGGATCCGATGGCTCTACTGACGGACCAGCTGCGTGACGATATCTCCGGCTCGGCACTGCTTGCGATACTGATGTCCGAGCAATACCTCAAGTCACGCTGGTGCGGCTACGAGCGGGATTGGTGGTTCGAGAAACAGGCGGAGCACGGGCTGTCTCATGATGAGCGCGTGGCGGTTTTGCGTATTTCGCCGACGACGACGCAGTGGCCCAGTGTGCTGACCGATGTCACCGGCGCACAGTTGGTCGGGTTCCCGTTTTACGACCGCGCTGTCGACGAGTACGTCGCGCGCCCATTCGGCTGGGGTGCAGCAGTGAGCGAGGACAAGCAGTTCCGCGACGCGGTGCTGAAAGTCACCGGTGCGGTGCTGCGTAAGCTCGATGCACTGAAGGAGCGCCTGGAAGAACGTGAACGAATCCAGCAGGAGGTTGCGCGCCTGGCCTGCGACTCAGGGCAAGTCGTTTACCTGCAGGGGCGTGCGGAGCAGTCCAAGGCATGGGAAAAGGTTTACAGCGTGCTTGCGGACGGCGGCCTCACGGTGATGCCCAGCGAACCGGACCGCGTCGAGAAGGATCCGCGAAAGGCGACTGAGGTCAGGAATCGTCGGATCGAAGTACTCAGTGGATGCGATGCGCTTCTGCTCCTTGGCACCGAAGATGGCCGCGCGCTGGATGCGGACATGGTGGTGGTGGGGCGCCAGGATCGCCATTCAGTGCGTGCACTCTCCAATCGCCTGCTGCCTTGCGGCCTTCTCGACACCGTCGGTGCTTCAATTGCGACGCAACGGCGAAAAAACGCGGCAAAGGCACTGCAGGTAGATTGGATCGATGCGACGAGCGAGCCATGGACCGATGAAGTCCAGCGTTGGTTGACGCTCAGGAGCGGCACTGCGGGGCAGGCATTATGA
- a CDS encoding ATP-binding protein: protein MNVSSYSEIESVFDVTLPPGPYPGLRPFGKDEWPIFFGRERMTDEVVRRLVDQRFLVVHGDSGCGKSSLVRAGVLPRLEQEAARGGMRWLTCWATPGDEPLNNLAMALAGLEAVAEIDASFLELRRCLNCGRDGASALADHLHRAHSGAQVCVLLDQFEEVFAHARREGPQEATLLIDLLVGLQKLAAPHLCVVLTMRSEFLGACAQFEGFAEVVNATQYLLPRMVHGDLVRAIREPATLYDGNVTLDLAEKLIADSMGGQDQLPLIQHGLMVLHRRCVSAASCGWTLTLEDYSVACGLARLLSDHADQVAQSNVRPEHSRIVEEVFRALTEINADGQAIRRPRRLSELIAVSGGDEGEVRAVIDAFRAEGVSFLRPYGTAPIAADDHVDISHEALIRYWNALADPRDGWLIREFKSGLVWRSLLVQAESFERDASNILSAATAEERQAWLMRRNPAWSERYGGGWELITRLIEASVKELERLAREEVQDRERAEAARLREHKLQAKASRERIYRWALAVVVVMMAFALSQLYRARVETKRAVEATNVAEINRLDLQYAKERERSFAAKIKPELDELRRRAAETADVKLKDSIDLASNSIVQQVDKLEAASIALRIYVHIAQESQRDAAGMLAKRLGGPQLGGAAIIVPAIKSPSAPYALLRCFRVEECQEDGQRLVEMINQVLVTPQVKLQSFSVSDETLKNLRPRHYELWFSDGPIKLEGQQAAK, encoded by the coding sequence ATGAACGTATCGTCGTACAGCGAGATCGAGTCGGTATTCGATGTCACGCTTCCCCCTGGACCCTATCCAGGGTTGCGACCCTTCGGGAAGGACGAATGGCCGATCTTTTTTGGTCGCGAACGCATGACGGACGAAGTCGTCCGCCGTCTGGTCGATCAGCGCTTTCTGGTGGTGCACGGCGATTCCGGCTGCGGCAAGAGTTCATTGGTTCGCGCTGGCGTGCTGCCTCGGCTGGAGCAGGAAGCTGCGCGCGGTGGAATGCGCTGGCTCACGTGCTGGGCAACGCCTGGGGACGAACCGCTGAACAATCTCGCAATGGCCCTCGCGGGGCTGGAAGCTGTCGCAGAGATCGACGCGAGTTTTCTGGAACTGCGACGCTGCCTGAATTGTGGCCGTGACGGTGCCTCGGCCCTCGCAGACCATCTACACCGTGCCCATTCAGGGGCGCAGGTTTGTGTGCTGCTCGATCAGTTCGAGGAAGTCTTCGCGCATGCGCGCCGTGAGGGGCCGCAGGAAGCGACACTGCTTATCGATCTGCTCGTGGGCTTGCAGAAGCTGGCCGCGCCGCACCTGTGCGTCGTGCTGACGATGCGTTCGGAATTCCTTGGCGCCTGCGCGCAATTCGAGGGCTTTGCCGAAGTCGTCAATGCCACGCAGTATCTACTGCCGCGGATGGTGCACGGCGACCTGGTGCGAGCGATTCGCGAACCTGCGACGCTCTATGATGGCAACGTTACGCTTGATCTGGCTGAAAAGCTGATTGCCGACTCGATGGGTGGGCAGGACCAGCTCCCGCTGATCCAGCATGGATTGATGGTGCTGCATCGTCGCTGCGTTTCTGCGGCGTCCTGCGGTTGGACGCTGACGCTGGAGGACTATTCCGTCGCGTGCGGACTCGCTCGGTTGCTGTCCGACCATGCCGATCAGGTGGCACAGTCGAACGTGAGGCCGGAGCACTCGCGCATCGTCGAAGAAGTCTTCCGTGCCCTGACCGAGATCAACGCCGACGGACAGGCGATTCGTCGGCCACGAAGGCTCTCGGAGCTGATTGCAGTGTCAGGGGGCGATGAGGGCGAGGTTCGGGCGGTGATCGATGCATTTCGTGCCGAAGGCGTGTCGTTCCTGCGGCCCTATGGCACCGCACCGATCGCAGCCGATGACCATGTCGATATCAGTCATGAGGCGCTGATTCGCTACTGGAACGCGTTAGCCGACCCACGCGACGGCTGGCTGATCCGGGAGTTCAAGAGTGGATTGGTGTGGCGTTCACTGCTGGTTCAGGCCGAGAGCTTCGAGCGGGACGCTTCCAACATTCTCTCGGCGGCCACGGCCGAAGAACGCCAAGCCTGGTTGATGCGGCGCAACCCTGCTTGGAGCGAACGCTACGGTGGAGGCTGGGAGCTCATCACGCGGTTGATTGAGGCCAGCGTGAAGGAGCTTGAGCGGCTCGCGCGCGAAGAGGTGCAGGATCGGGAACGGGCTGAAGCCGCGCGTCTTCGCGAGCATAAGCTACAAGCCAAGGCCAGTCGTGAGCGAATCTACCGCTGGGCGCTCGCGGTTGTCGTCGTGATGATGGCGTTCGCACTGTCTCAGTTGTACAGAGCCCGCGTGGAAACCAAGAGAGCCGTCGAGGCGACCAATGTCGCTGAAATCAATCGTCTTGATCTGCAATATGCCAAGGAGCGGGAGAGGAGTTTCGCGGCTAAAATCAAGCCGGAGCTGGACGAATTGCGGCGGCGCGCGGCCGAAACCGCTGACGTGAAGTTGAAAGACAGCATTGATCTGGCAAGTAACAGCATCGTGCAGCAGGTCGACAAGCTTGAGGCAGCCAGTATCGCATTGCGTATCTATGTGCACATCGCGCAGGAGTCGCAACGCGATGCCGCCGGGATGCTCGCTAAGCGCCTCGGTGGGCCGCAACTGGGCGGCGCTGCGATTATAGTCCCCGCCATCAAGAGCCCGTCTGCGCCCTATGCGCTGTTGCGTTGCTTCCGCGTTGAAGAGTGTCAAGAAGACGGCCAAAGGTTAGTTGAAATGATTAACCAAGTGCTTGTCACTCCGCAGGTCAAGCTGCAGAGCTTCAGCGTGTCCGATGAGACGCTGAAGAACCTGCGTCCGCGGCACTACGAACTCTGGTTTTCCGACGGCCCTATCAAACTTGAAGGTCAGCAGGCGGCGAAGTAG
- a CDS encoding peptidoglycan-binding domain-containing protein, giving the protein MSNTGQDVVDVGLTRVGQKYILGARVPLDNPNWKGPWDCAEFTSWCVYQAYGQIFGAGNPARIDKAEPYSGYWYSEAKAKGRIIAWQDALKIPGATLVRAPAAGRIGHTAFSLGDNDHTLEARGAAFGVDVFSGATGRPWSIGCLLPGVEYALNDVQPVVLSTTAPPPLPEGYLWFKVPALKGAAVIAVQEKLKAKGIDPGPIDGVFGSMTVAAVSALQAMKGLEVDGVVGPRTAAALGLSFPISPGASDQQAFTRAQQPQGPGPIALPAAATGLDLVVDIVQREQSFYATTTAGFTFMVGTATRFTDDMNRTGLFQGSRAIQDSLNAFGDYQAEHFAASFGKWAYFIEPTLKAEGGGRFATLNTYDRAAFTFGAPQFAAHTPGANLILYLRALLALPGADQHFPELSLHANTAGKHTLHVNKNGTLVDLEQASVVTRPNGKKETQLAALMKYLNNSATDIDAAELSAAARLMNWLRTDPQAKALQIDLFIDNAKQKLATAKVKVHGFSGNDWQTALWIMDILHQGRGRYDEIATALLASDVQAALKKIGWPTYKTRIKTVEKAVQALDSSGKLRGFTI; this is encoded by the coding sequence ATGTCAAACACTGGTCAAGATGTAGTGGATGTCGGCCTCACCCGTGTCGGTCAGAAGTACATACTGGGTGCGCGAGTCCCCTTGGACAACCCGAACTGGAAAGGCCCATGGGATTGTGCCGAGTTCACCTCCTGGTGTGTGTATCAGGCGTATGGGCAAATCTTTGGTGCTGGCAATCCTGCGCGTATAGACAAGGCCGAACCTTATTCTGGGTATTGGTACTCCGAGGCAAAGGCCAAAGGCAGAATCATTGCCTGGCAGGACGCGCTGAAGATTCCCGGTGCAACCCTTGTAAGGGCACCTGCGGCCGGCCGGATCGGGCACACCGCGTTTTCGCTGGGTGACAATGACCACACCCTGGAAGCCAGAGGGGCTGCCTTCGGGGTAGACGTATTCAGTGGCGCCACCGGGCGACCTTGGAGCATCGGGTGCCTGCTCCCAGGCGTGGAATACGCCCTGAATGACGTGCAGCCGGTTGTGCTGAGCACCACAGCCCCTCCTCCTCTACCAGAAGGCTACCTGTGGTTTAAAGTCCCTGCGCTGAAAGGAGCAGCCGTCATCGCGGTGCAGGAGAAGCTCAAAGCAAAGGGCATTGATCCAGGCCCCATTGACGGTGTGTTCGGGTCAATGACTGTCGCTGCCGTCAGTGCCTTGCAGGCGATGAAAGGGCTTGAAGTCGATGGCGTCGTCGGCCCCAGGACGGCTGCTGCGCTGGGCCTTTCCTTTCCAATTTCGCCCGGCGCCAGTGATCAACAAGCATTCACGAGGGCGCAACAGCCACAAGGCCCAGGGCCTATCGCTCTGCCGGCAGCAGCCACAGGTTTAGACCTGGTGGTCGATATCGTGCAAAGGGAACAGTCCTTCTACGCCACCACAACCGCAGGTTTCACCTTCATGGTCGGCACCGCGACACGGTTTACCGATGACATGAATCGCACGGGTTTGTTCCAGGGCAGCCGCGCGATCCAAGACAGCCTGAATGCATTTGGCGACTATCAGGCGGAGCACTTCGCCGCGTCGTTCGGCAAATGGGCATACTTCATCGAACCGACCCTGAAAGCTGAAGGCGGGGGCCGTTTTGCCACGCTGAACACCTACGACAGGGCAGCGTTCACCTTTGGCGCCCCGCAGTTTGCCGCACACACACCCGGCGCCAACCTGATTCTGTACTTGCGGGCTTTACTTGCACTGCCGGGGGCCGACCAGCATTTCCCCGAATTGAGCCTGCACGCCAATACAGCCGGGAAGCACACCCTGCACGTGAACAAAAACGGCACCTTGGTGGATCTGGAACAGGCCAGCGTGGTCACCCGGCCCAATGGCAAAAAAGAAACACAGTTGGCTGCACTAATGAAGTACCTGAACAACTCTGCGACTGACATTGATGCAGCAGAACTCTCTGCGGCCGCTCGGCTGATGAACTGGTTACGTACCGACCCCCAAGCCAAGGCACTGCAGATCGACTTGTTCATCGACAATGCCAAACAGAAGCTGGCCACGGCAAAAGTTAAAGTACATGGCTTTAGCGGCAATGATTGGCAGACGGCGTTATGGATCATGGACATCTTGCACCAGGGGCGCGGGCGTTATGACGAAATCGCCACAGCGCTACTTGCCAGCGACGTTCAAGCTGCCCTTAAGAAAATTGGCTGGCCCACCTACAAAACACGGATCAAAACGGTAGAAAAGGCTGTACAGGCATTGGACAGCAGCGGCAAGTTGCGCGGCTTCACAATCTGA